One region of Streptomyces rishiriensis genomic DNA includes:
- a CDS encoding HAD family hydrolase encodes MTSTVPAPVTRTAEGSALQAVLLDMDGTLVDTEGFWWDVEVEIFAGLGHPLDDSWRHVVVGGPMSRSAGFLIEATGADIDLAALTVLLNEGFEDRIARALPLMPGAARLLAELAEHEVPTALVSASHRRIIDRVIASLGAENFRLSVAGDEVPRTKPYPDPYLFAAAGLGVDPARCAVIEDTATGVASAEAAGCHVVAVPSVAPIAPSRGRTVVPSLEQVDLAFLRDLMPLR; translated from the coding sequence ATGACCAGTACGGTTCCCGCGCCAGTAACCCGCACGGCCGAGGGCTCCGCCCTGCAGGCCGTGCTGCTCGACATGGACGGCACCCTGGTGGACACCGAGGGTTTCTGGTGGGACGTCGAGGTCGAGATCTTCGCCGGCCTGGGCCACCCCCTCGACGACTCATGGCGCCATGTCGTGGTCGGCGGCCCGATGAGCCGCAGCGCCGGGTTCCTCATCGAGGCGACCGGGGCCGACATCGACCTCGCCGCACTCACCGTCCTGCTCAACGAGGGGTTCGAGGACCGCATCGCCCGCGCTCTGCCCCTGATGCCGGGAGCCGCCCGGCTCCTCGCCGAGCTCGCCGAACACGAGGTCCCCACGGCCCTCGTCTCCGCCTCCCACCGGCGCATCATCGACCGCGTCATCGCCTCGCTGGGCGCCGAGAACTTCCGGCTGAGCGTGGCCGGCGACGAGGTCCCGCGGACCAAGCCGTACCCCGACCCGTACCTGTTCGCGGCCGCCGGGCTCGGCGTGGACCCCGCCCGGTGCGCCGTCATCGAGGACACCGCGACCGGGGTGGCCTCGGCCGAGGCGGCAGGCTGTCACGTGGTCGCGGTGCCCTCCGTGGCGCCGATCGCGCCGTCCCGCGGACGCACCGTCGTCCCCTCGCTCGAGCAGGTCGACCTGGCATTCCTGCGCGACCTCATGCCGCTCCGATGA
- the metH gene encoding methionine synthase, producing MASVPPTPSADSRTRVSALREALATRVVVADGAMGTMLQAQEPTLEDFEQLEGCNEILNVTRPDIVRSVHEEYFDAGVDCVETNTFGANHSAMAEYDISERVFELSEAGARIARETADAFAARDGRTRWVLGSIGPGTKLPTLGHIAYGTLRDGFQANAEGLLAGGADALIVETTQDLLQTKSSVLGARRAMEATGVEVPLLVSMAFETTGTMLLGSEIGAALTALEPLGIDMIGLNCSTGPAEMSEHLRYLARHSRTPLLCMPNAGLPILTKDGAHFPLDAEGLADAQDTFVRDYGLNLVGGCCGTTPEHLRQLVERVQGASPAERHPRPEPGAASLYQTVSFRQDTAYLAIGERTNANGSRKFREAMLEGRWDDCVEMAREQIREGAHMLDLCVDYVGRDGVADMDELAGRFATASTLPIVLDSTEIDVLRAGLERLGGRAVINSVNYEDGDGPESRFVKVTELAREHGAALIALTIDEEGQARTVETKVAIAERLIEDLTGNWGIQECDILIDTLTFTICTGQEESRGDGVATIEAIRELKRRRPDVQTTLGLSNISFGLNPAARVLLNSVFLDECVKAGLDSAIVHASKILPIARFSEEEVATALDLIYDRRAEGYDPLQKLMALFEGATTKSLKAGRAGELAALPLDERLKRRIIDGEKNGLEADLDEALRSRPALDIVNETLLDGMKVVGELFGSGQMQLPFVLQSAEVMKTAVAHLEPHMEKTDDEGKGTIVLATVRGDVHDIGKNLVDIILSNNGYTVVNLGIKQPVSAILEAAQEHRADVIGMSGLLVKSTVIMKENLEELNQRKMAADYPVILGGAALTRAYVEQDLHEIYQGEVRYARDAFEGLRLMDALIGVKRGVPGVELPELKQRRVRPSAAAVEAEERPEEGHVRSDVATDNPVPKPPFEGTRVIKGIQLKEYASWLDEGALFKGQWGLKQARTGDGPTYEELVETEGRPRLRGLLDKLQTDNLLEAAVVYGYFPCVSKDDDLIILDEQGNERTRFTFPRQRRGRRLCLADFFRPEESGETDVVGFQVVTVGSRIGEETARLFESNSYRDYLELHGLSVQLAEALAEYWHARVRAELGFAGEDPADVEDMFALKYRGARFSLGYGACPGLEDRAKIAEMLRPERIGVHLSEEFQLHPEQSTDAIVIHHPEAKYFNAR from the coding sequence ATGGCCTCTGTGCCGCCGACCCCTTCCGCCGACAGCCGGACCCGTGTGTCCGCGCTCCGAGAGGCCCTGGCCACCCGTGTGGTGGTGGCCGACGGAGCCATGGGCACCATGCTCCAGGCCCAGGAGCCCACCCTCGAGGACTTCGAGCAGCTCGAGGGCTGCAACGAGATCCTCAACGTCACCCGGCCGGACATCGTCCGCTCCGTGCACGAGGAGTACTTCGACGCGGGCGTGGACTGCGTGGAGACCAACACGTTCGGCGCAAACCACTCGGCCATGGCCGAGTACGACATCTCCGAGCGCGTGTTCGAGCTGTCCGAGGCGGGCGCCCGTATCGCCCGTGAGACCGCCGACGCCTTCGCCGCACGCGACGGCCGCACCCGCTGGGTGCTGGGCTCGATCGGCCCCGGCACCAAGCTGCCCACCCTCGGCCACATCGCCTACGGCACCCTGCGCGACGGCTTCCAGGCCAACGCGGAGGGCCTCCTGGCCGGTGGCGCGGACGCCCTGATCGTGGAGACCACGCAGGACCTGCTCCAGACGAAGTCCTCCGTCCTCGGTGCCCGGCGCGCCATGGAGGCGACCGGCGTCGAGGTGCCGCTGCTGGTCTCGATGGCGTTCGAGACGACCGGCACCATGCTGCTCGGCTCGGAGATCGGCGCCGCGCTGACCGCGCTGGAACCCCTCGGCATCGACATGATCGGCCTGAACTGCTCGACGGGCCCCGCCGAGATGAGCGAGCACCTGCGCTACCTGGCCCGCCACTCCCGCACCCCGCTGCTGTGCATGCCCAACGCCGGTCTGCCGATCCTGACCAAGGACGGCGCGCACTTCCCGCTCGACGCCGAAGGCCTGGCCGACGCCCAGGACACCTTCGTACGCGACTACGGGCTGAACCTGGTCGGCGGCTGCTGCGGTACGACGCCCGAACACCTTCGGCAGCTCGTGGAGCGGGTCCAGGGGGCCTCGCCCGCCGAACGGCACCCCCGGCCCGAGCCCGGCGCCGCCTCGCTCTACCAGACGGTGTCGTTCCGTCAGGACACCGCGTACCTGGCGATCGGTGAGCGGACGAACGCCAACGGTTCGAGGAAGTTCCGTGAGGCGATGCTGGAGGGCCGCTGGGACGACTGTGTGGAGATGGCCCGCGAGCAGATCCGTGAGGGCGCGCACATGCTCGACCTGTGCGTGGACTACGTGGGCCGTGACGGTGTCGCGGACATGGACGAGCTGGCGGGGCGTTTCGCGACCGCGTCGACGCTGCCGATCGTGCTGGACTCCACGGAGATCGACGTCCTGCGGGCGGGTCTGGAGCGGCTGGGCGGGCGGGCGGTCATCAACTCGGTGAACTACGAGGACGGTGACGGCCCCGAATCGCGCTTCGTGAAGGTGACGGAGCTGGCCCGCGAGCACGGGGCGGCGCTGATCGCGCTGACCATCGACGAGGAGGGCCAGGCCCGCACGGTCGAGACGAAGGTGGCCATCGCCGAGCGGCTCATCGAGGATCTGACCGGCAACTGGGGCATCCAGGAGTGCGACATCCTCATCGACACCCTGACCTTCACCATCTGCACCGGTCAGGAGGAGTCGCGGGGCGACGGTGTCGCCACGATCGAGGCGATCCGTGAACTCAAGCGCCGCCGCCCCGACGTGCAGACGACGCTGGGTCTGTCGAACATCTCCTTCGGTCTGAACCCGGCCGCGCGGGTGCTGCTGAACTCGGTCTTCCTCGACGAGTGCGTGAAGGCGGGTCTGGACTCGGCGATCGTGCACGCGTCGAAGATTCTGCCCATCGCCCGGTTCAGTGAGGAGGAGGTGGCCACCGCCCTCGATCTGATCTACGACCGCCGTGCCGAGGGCTACGACCCGCTGCAGAAGCTGATGGCGCTGTTCGAGGGGGCCACCACCAAGTCGCTGAAGGCGGGCAGGGCCGGGGAACTGGCCGCGCTGCCGCTGGACGAGCGCCTCAAGCGCCGGATCATCGACGGTGAGAAGAACGGCCTGGAGGCCGATCTCGACGAGGCCCTGCGGAGCCGGCCCGCTCTGGACATCGTCAACGAGACGCTCCTGGACGGCATGAAGGTGGTCGGTGAGCTGTTCGGTTCCGGGCAGATGCAGCTGCCGTTCGTGCTGCAGTCCGCCGAGGTGATGAAGACCGCGGTGGCTCATCTCGAGCCGCACATGGAGAAGACCGACGACGAGGGCAAGGGCACCATCGTGCTGGCGACCGTGCGCGGCGACGTCCACGACATCGGCAAGAACCTCGTCGACATCATCCTGTCCAACAACGGCTACACCGTCGTCAACCTCGGCATCAAACAGCCCGTCTCCGCGATCCTGGAAGCCGCGCAGGAGCACCGCGCCGACGTCATCGGCATGTCCGGCCTGCTGGTCAAATCCACGGTGATCATGAAGGAGAACCTGGAGGAGCTCAACCAGCGCAAGATGGCCGCCGACTACCCCGTCATCCTCGGCGGCGCCGCCCTCACCCGCGCCTACGTCGAGCAGGACCTGCACGAGATCTACCAGGGCGAGGTCCGCTACGCCCGCGACGCCTTCGAGGGCCTGCGCCTGATGGACGCCCTGATCGGCGTCAAGCGCGGGGTTCCCGGGGTCGAGCTGCCGGAGCTGAAGCAGCGCCGGGTCCGACCGAGCGCCGCCGCCGTCGAGGCCGAGGAACGTCCGGAGGAGGGCCACGTCCGTTCCGACGTCGCCACCGACAATCCCGTCCCGAAGCCGCCGTTCGAGGGCACCCGCGTCATCAAGGGCATCCAGCTCAAGGAGTACGCCTCCTGGCTCGACGAAGGCGCCCTGTTCAAGGGCCAGTGGGGCCTGAAGCAGGCTCGCACCGGCGACGGCCCGACCTACGAGGAACTCGTCGAGACCGAGGGCCGGCCCCGGCTGCGCGGCCTGCTGGACAAGCTCCAGACCGACAACCTCCTCGAGGCTGCCGTCGTCTACGGCTACTTCCCCTGTGTGTCCAAGGACGACGACCTGATCATCCTGGACGAGCAGGGCAACGAGCGCACCCGCTTCACCTTCCCGCGCCAGCGCCGCGGCCGCCGCCTGTGCCTGGCCGACTTCTTCCGTCCGGAGGAGTCGGGGGAGACGGACGTCGTCGGCTTCCAGGTCGTCACCGTCGGCTCCCGCATCGGTGAGGAGACCGCGAGGCTCTTCGAGTCGAACTCCTACCGCGACTACCTCGAACTGCACGGCCTGTCCGTGCAATTGGCCGAGGCCCTCGCCGAGTACTGGCACGCACGCGTGCGCGCCGAACTCGGCTTCGCCGGCGAGGACCCGGCCGACGTCGAGGACATGTTCGCTCTGAAGTACCGCGGCGCCCGCTTCTCCCTCGGCTACGGCGCCTGCCCCGGCCTGGAGGACCGCGCCAAGATCGCGGAAATGCTCCGGCCCGAGCGGATCGGCGTCCATCTGTCGGAGGAGTTCCAGCTCCACCCGGAGCAGTCCACGGACGCCATCGTGATCCACCATCCCGAGGCGAAGTACTTCAACGCACGGTGA
- a CDS encoding IclR family transcriptional regulator — protein sequence MARNIQSVERAAAMLRLLAGGERRLGLSDIASSTGLAKATAHGILRTLQQEGFVEQDDASGRYQLGAELLRLGTTYLDVHELRARALVWTDDLARSSGESVHLGVLHQQGVLIVHHVFRPDDSRQVLEIGAMQPLHSTALGKVLSAYDPVAHSEVLEAERKPFTDRTVCEPEAFERVLDLTRARGYAADVEETWEGVASIAAPIHDRRRMPVGAVGITGAVERLGRDGEVRPELIAAVRDCARAVSRDLGAGRF from the coding sequence ATGGCACGGAACATCCAGTCGGTCGAACGTGCGGCCGCGATGCTGCGGCTGCTCGCCGGCGGCGAGCGGCGCCTGGGCCTGTCGGACATCGCTTCGTCCACAGGCCTCGCCAAGGCCACCGCCCACGGGATCCTGCGCACCCTCCAGCAGGAGGGCTTCGTCGAGCAGGACGACGCCTCCGGGCGATATCAGCTCGGCGCGGAACTGCTGCGCCTGGGCACCACCTACCTGGACGTGCACGAGCTGCGCGCGCGTGCCCTGGTCTGGACGGACGACCTGGCCCGGTCCAGCGGCGAGAGCGTCCACCTGGGGGTGCTGCACCAGCAGGGCGTGCTGATCGTGCACCACGTCTTCCGGCCCGACGACAGCCGGCAGGTGCTGGAGATCGGGGCCATGCAGCCGCTGCACTCCACAGCCCTGGGCAAGGTGCTGTCGGCCTACGACCCGGTCGCGCACAGCGAGGTCCTCGAGGCCGAGCGCAAGCCGTTCACGGACCGTACGGTGTGCGAGCCGGAGGCCTTCGAGCGGGTCCTCGACCTGACCCGCGCGCGCGGGTACGCGGCCGACGTCGAGGAGACCTGGGAGGGCGTCGCCTCCATCGCCGCGCCCATCCACGACCGGCGGCGCATGCCCGTGGGCGCGGTCGGCATCACCGGCGCGGTGGAGCGGCTCGGCCGGGACGGCGAAGTGCGTCCCGAGCTGATCGCCGCGGTGCGGGACTGCGCCCGCG